In the genome of Candoia aspera isolate rCanAsp1 chromosome 1, rCanAsp1.hap2, whole genome shotgun sequence, one region contains:
- the ACTR2 gene encoding actin-related protein 2, with translation MDALGRKVVVCDNGTGFVKCGYAGSNFPEHIFPALVGRPIIRSTAKVGNIEIKDLMVGDEASELRSMLEVNYPMENGIVRNWDDMKHLWDYTFGPEKLNIDTKNCKILLTEPPMNPTKNREKIVEVMFETYQFSGVYVAIQAVLTLYAQGLLTGVVVDSGDGVTHICPVYEGFSLPHLTRRLDIAGRDITRYLIKLLLLRGYAFNHSADFETVRMIKEKLCYVGYNIEQEQKLALETTVLVESYTLPDGRIIKVGGERFEAPEALFQPHLINVEGVGVAELLFNTIQAADIDTRSEFYKHIVLSGGSTMYPGLPSRLERELKQLYLERVLKGDVEKLSKFKIRIEDPPRRKHMVFLGGAVLADIMKDKDNFWMTRQEYQEKGVRVLEKLGVTVR, from the exons TTTGTGAAATGTGGATATGCAGGATCCAATTTTCCAGAACATATCTTCCCTGCATTGGTTGGAAGACCGATTATTCGTTCAACTGCCAAAGTGGGAAACATTGAAATCAAG GATCTTATGGTTGGTGATGAAGCAAGTGAGCTAAGATCAATGCTGGAAGTTAATTACCCCATGGAGAATGGCATTGTCCGAAACTGGGATGATATGAAACATCTTTGGGACTATACTTTTGGACCAGAAAAACTCAACATTGATacaaaaaactgtaaaatacttctGACAGAACCTCCTATGAATCCaacaaagaacagagaaaagattGTGGAG GTGATGTTTGAAACATACCAGTTTTCTGGGGTTTACGTAGCCATTCAGGCAGTCCTCACTCTATATGCACAAG gTTTACTAACTGGCGTGGTTGTGGATTCTGGAGATGGTGTTACTCACATCTGTCCAGTCTATGAAGGTTTTTCTCTTCCTCATCTCACCAGGAGATTAGATATTGCTGGTAGAGATATTACCAGATATCTCATCAAA CTGCTTTTACTACGAGGTTATGCCTTCAATCATTCTGCGGATTTTGAGACTGTTCGCATGATTAAAGAAAAGCTCTGCTATGTGGGTTACAATATTGAACAGGAGCAGAAATTGGCCTTGGAAACTACTGTGTTAGTTGAGTCCTACACG CTCCCAGATGGCAGAATTATTAAAGTTGGAGGTGAGCGATTTGAGGCACCTGAGGCCCTGTTCCAGCCTCACTTAATCAATGTGGAAGGAGTTGGTGTTGCTGAGCTGCTGTTCAACACCATCCAAGCTGCTGATATTGATACCAG ATCTGAGTTTTATAAGCACATTGTATTATCTGGAGGTTCCACAATGTACCCTGGTTTACCTTCACGCCTAGAACGTGAACTTAAGCAGCTTTATCTGGAGCGAGTTCTGAAAGGCGATGTGGAAAAGCTTTCA AAATTTAAGATTCGAATTGAAGATCCACCTCGTCGAAAGCACATGGTGTTCTTAGGTGGTGCGGTTCTTGCAGACATCATGAAGGACAAAGACAACTTCTGGATGACCAGACAAGAATATCAAGAGAAGGGAGTGCGTGTGCTTGAGAAACTCGGTGTGACTGTTCGATAA